A genomic segment from Nodularia sphaerocarpa UHCC 0038 encodes:
- a CDS encoding DUF4327 family protein — protein sequence MTQQVIHPMVKLQRNVQSLIESNIIKPTDSIWKIALLYGNDWQHWKQELQDFGFTMQDPIGELLEVEAWDEE from the coding sequence ATGACTCAGCAAGTGATTCACCCAATGGTGAAATTGCAGCGTAACGTGCAATCACTCATCGAATCCAATATTATCAAACCAACTGATAGCATTTGGAAAATTGCATTACTCTATGGCAACGACTGGCAGCACTGGAAACAGGAACTGCAAGACTTTGGCTTTACTATGCAAGATCCAATTGGCGAATTGCTAGAAGTGGAAGCTTGGGACGAAGAATAG
- the sppA gene encoding signal peptide peptidase SppA, whose protein sequence is MRNFVKQTFASILGTVLGLMIFLGISTTGILLLLFAVTSSRDTTPQVKDQSVVVFDLSMNITDRSPGSGELLQQALSGAEVNRMTLRSVLDTLEKARLDPRIVGIYLDATGTSTSGNTGFASLTEIRQGLEKFRKSGKKVVAYGVGLSERNYYLSSVADQVILNPIGLMEVKGLSSQPMFLSGALEKFGIGVQVVRVGKFKGGIEPFILNELSPENRQQIQKLLDDVWGDWRSTVGSSRKITPEKLQAIADTQSILTATEAKASGLVDQVGYMDEVVTELKKLTASDETDRSFRQINLRNYAQVSGKPLGVERNSQNKIAVVYAEGEIVDGRGEDGQVGGDRFARILNQIRQDNNIKAVVLRINTPGGSATASEVMQREVQLTRKVKPVVVSMGDIAASGGYWIATDSSRIFAEPTTITGSIGVFGVLFNGQKLANENGITWDTVKTARYADNQTATRPKSPQELEIYQRSVNRIYNLFLDKVVQGRKLPAQKVAEIAQGRVWSGMAAKQIGLVDEIGGLNAAIEYAAQQAKLENDWQLQEYPRVSTLEERFFGRAVQEITTILEIAGMPIQASNPLMAEFQKLQQEMVILQKMNDPHGIYTRLPFNFRLE, encoded by the coding sequence ATGCGTAATTTTGTCAAACAAACTTTTGCCAGTATCCTAGGTACTGTACTGGGACTGATGATTTTCTTAGGTATCAGCACAACAGGAATATTATTACTGTTATTTGCAGTTACCAGCTCCAGAGATACTACTCCCCAAGTCAAAGATCAGTCAGTCGTGGTGTTTGACTTGTCTATGAATATTACCGATAGATCCCCCGGTTCTGGGGAATTGCTACAACAAGCCTTATCAGGAGCAGAAGTCAATAGAATGACACTGCGTAGCGTTCTCGATACCTTGGAAAAAGCCAGGCTTGATCCGCGAATTGTCGGTATTTATTTAGACGCAACAGGCACAAGTACATCTGGTAACACTGGCTTTGCTTCCCTGACAGAAATTCGCCAAGGGCTGGAGAAGTTCCGGAAATCTGGAAAAAAGGTTGTCGCTTATGGTGTGGGTTTAAGTGAAAGAAACTATTACTTGAGTTCGGTGGCGGATCAAGTCATCCTCAATCCCATTGGCTTGATGGAAGTTAAAGGTTTGAGTAGCCAACCGATGTTTCTATCCGGGGCTTTAGAAAAGTTCGGGATTGGTGTCCAGGTAGTGCGGGTAGGCAAATTTAAAGGCGGAATTGAACCATTTATCCTCAACGAGTTGAGTCCAGAAAACCGCCAACAAATTCAAAAATTACTCGACGATGTTTGGGGAGATTGGCGGAGTACAGTCGGTTCTAGTCGTAAAATTACCCCTGAAAAATTGCAAGCGATCGCCGATACTCAGTCCATACTCACAGCCACTGAAGCCAAAGCCAGTGGTTTGGTGGATCAAGTGGGATACATGGATGAAGTGGTTACAGAACTGAAGAAATTAACAGCCAGCGACGAAACAGATCGCTCCTTCAGGCAAATTAATCTCAGAAACTACGCTCAAGTTTCCGGTAAACCCTTGGGTGTTGAACGCAACTCCCAAAATAAAATTGCTGTGGTTTATGCTGAGGGCGAAATTGTCGATGGTAGAGGGGAAGATGGTCAAGTGGGAGGCGATCGCTTTGCCAGAATCTTGAATCAAATCCGCCAAGATAATAACATTAAAGCCGTTGTCTTGCGAATTAATACCCCCGGAGGTAGCGCTACCGCATCCGAAGTCATGCAGCGAGAAGTACAATTGACTCGCAAGGTAAAACCTGTAGTGGTATCAATGGGTGATATCGCCGCCTCTGGTGGTTACTGGATTGCTACCGATTCCAGCCGCATTTTTGCCGAACCAACTACAATTACAGGTTCCATTGGTGTGTTTGGCGTGCTTTTTAATGGGCAAAAACTAGCCAATGAGAATGGAATTACCTGGGATACAGTAAAAACTGCACGTTATGCCGATAATCAAACCGCGACGCGCCCGAAATCACCCCAAGAGTTAGAAATTTATCAGCGCAGTGTTAACCGCATTTATAATCTCTTCCTCGATAAAGTTGTTCAAGGTCGGAAATTACCAGCACAAAAGGTGGCAGAAATTGCCCAAGGACGAGTTTGGTCAGGGATGGCGGCTAAACAAATCGGTTTAGTGGATGAAATAGGTGGTCTGAATGCGGCAATTGAATATGCCGCCCAGCAAGCTAAACTGGAGAACGATTGGCAATTGCAAGAGTATCCCAGAGTTAGTACCTTGGAAGAGCGCTTTTTTGGCCGGGCGGTTCAAGAAATCACCACTATTTTAGAGATTGCGGGAATGCCAATTCAAGCATCTAATCCTCTGATGGCGGAATTTCAGAAACTCCAACAGGAAATGGTCATTCTCCAAAAAATGAACGATCCTCACGGAATTTACACTCGTTTACCCTTTAATTTTCGGCTTGAGTAG
- a CDS encoding bifunctional serine/threonine-protein kinase/formylglycine-generating enzyme family protein: MNQICCLNPECDNPTVPEHTKLCPNCGISLVTLRNRYRPIQALGGGGFAKTYLAVDIDKLNEKCVIKQFAPQTQGTAGLQKSTALFLQEAQQLQQLGEHPHIPALLAYFQDNYRLYLVQQFIDGDDLLAELQQQGIFNEPKIRALLQELLLVLKVVHSQNIIHRDIKPKNIMRRRSDGKLMLIDFGASKQQQGTVQTGTSIGTFGYSSLEQMQEAKVYPSSDLYSLGATCFHFLTGVHPWQLWQEDGYRWVKEWRNHLQQAISPELCQILDKLLQKDAQQRYQSAEEVLLDLNPDNIQPAVAYQHLELPPQPQPQAQQIPPVTLKNNSSRRGFLQTAGLVGGGFVIAVVGQNIFRKNPDGNVNIVDSFTPEPTKSPTPTPTPENPTPTFANNLKTFNFEVVTTDAAGKITNRQNQTAKYFEEDLGNGISVEMVQIPGGNFLMGSPENEAGRSSDESPQHQVSVPSFFIGKYELTQEQYQAVMGENLSKFKGNKLPVERVNWHDAVKFCERLSQKTGHNYRLPTEAEWEYACRAGTTTPFYFGEGITPELVNYTGNSTYASAPQGKYRQQTTEVGTFPPNAFGLYDMHGNIWEWCQDARHTNYNNAPNDGSAWKADNNFRVMRGGSWDLDLKFCRSATRNFYDRAERDFVYCHVGVRLACDLGKNIL; encoded by the coding sequence ATGAATCAGATATGTTGTCTCAACCCGGAATGTGATAATCCTACAGTTCCCGAACATACCAAACTTTGCCCCAACTGCGGAATTAGCCTAGTTACCTTAAGAAACCGCTATCGACCAATTCAAGCATTGGGTGGTGGAGGATTTGCTAAAACTTATTTAGCAGTAGATATTGATAAACTCAACGAAAAATGCGTAATTAAACAATTTGCACCCCAAACCCAAGGAACAGCAGGATTACAAAAATCCACAGCATTATTTTTACAAGAAGCACAGCAACTGCAACAACTCGGTGAACATCCTCATATTCCCGCCCTGTTAGCATATTTTCAAGACAATTACCGACTTTATTTAGTACAACAATTTATAGACGGTGATGATTTATTGGCAGAATTACAACAGCAGGGAATATTCAACGAGCCAAAAATCCGCGCCTTATTACAAGAGTTACTACTAGTTCTCAAAGTAGTTCATAGCCAAAATATTATTCACCGGGATATCAAACCAAAAAATATCATGCGTCGTCGGAGTGATGGCAAATTGATGTTAATTGATTTTGGTGCATCCAAGCAACAACAGGGAACGGTACAAACAGGCACATCAATCGGCACATTTGGATATTCTTCTTTAGAACAAATGCAAGAGGCTAAAGTTTATCCCTCCAGTGATTTATATAGTCTTGGTGCAACTTGTTTTCATTTTTTAACAGGAGTTCACCCTTGGCAACTTTGGCAAGAAGATGGTTATAGATGGGTGAAAGAATGGCGTAATCACCTACAGCAAGCAATCAGTCCAGAATTGTGCCAAATTTTAGACAAGTTATTACAAAAAGATGCTCAACAGCGTTATCAATCTGCTGAAGAAGTTCTACTAGATTTAAATCCTGACAACATACAGCCCGCAGTAGCTTATCAACATCTAGAATTACCACCTCAACCCCAACCGCAAGCGCAACAAATACCCCCAGTAACACTAAAAAATAACTCTTCCCGTCGTGGTTTTTTGCAAACTGCGGGTTTAGTCGGTGGAGGATTTGTCATCGCAGTGGTAGGACAAAATATATTCAGGAAGAATCCTGATGGTAATGTCAATATTGTAGACTCTTTCACACCAGAACCTACAAAATCTCCCACCCCAACCCCAACTCCAGAAAATCCCACTCCCACCTTTGCAAATAATCTCAAAACCTTTAACTTTGAAGTTGTCACCACAGACGCAGCCGGAAAAATCACCAACCGACAAAATCAAACAGCAAAATACTTTGAAGAAGATTTAGGAAATGGAATTAGCGTGGAAATGGTGCAAATACCAGGAGGAAACTTTCTCATGGGTTCCCCAGAAAATGAAGCAGGAAGATCCTCAGATGAAAGTCCCCAACATCAAGTCAGCGTTCCCAGTTTTTTCATAGGCAAATATGAATTGACACAGGAACAATATCAAGCTGTTATGGGTGAAAATCTTTCTAAATTTAAAGGTAATAAACTACCAGTTGAAAGAGTGAATTGGCATGATGCAGTTAAATTTTGTGAGAGATTAAGTCAAAAGACAGGACATAACTACAGATTACCCACAGAAGCAGAATGGGAGTATGCTTGTCGAGCCGGCACAACTACACCATTTTATTTTGGTGAAGGTATCACTCCAGAATTAGTAAACTATACTGGTAATAGTACTTACGCATCTGCACCTCAAGGAAAGTACCGTCAACAAACTACAGAAGTAGGCACTTTCCCCCCTAATGCTTTTGGTTTGTATGATATGCACGGTAATATATGGGAGTGGTGTCAAGACGCTAGGCATACTAATTACAATAACGCTCCAAATGATGGCAGCGCCTGGAAAGCTGATAACAATTTTCGTGTGATGCGGGGCGGTTCTTGGGATCTAGACCTTAAATTTTGCCGCTCTGCAACCCGTAACTTCTACGATAGGGCGGAGCGCGATTTTGTCTACTGCCATGTTGGTGTTCGTCTAGCCTGTGACCTTGGCAAAAATATTCTATAG
- a CDS encoding FHA domain-containing serine/threonine-protein kinase, which yields MVILTLLEPQQKKPLQQWCFQNSSVIRIGRAGDNDVVVSDSLVSRYHLELRLVNSAKNKNVACWQVFSQGTNGTFLDGMLVLNSPLPDNCLLQLAQGGPILQFQWQKIPETLVRSLQGGENPEKTLANLALTCKHEGNSPNNLFCIHCGQPLSVQDKIRQYQVLQTLGQGGMGTTYLAWDAAGLISEKPQLLVLKQMNADMAKIAKAQELFEREASTLKSLDHSGIPKYYDFFVVGGKKYLAMELIHGQDLEKRVYATGPVTPSLAIAWMIQTCDILDYLHSQNPPLIHRDIKPANLMVRNANNQIVVLDFGAVKEIGTTPGTRIGAEGYCAPEQERGQPLTQSDLYAIGPTLIFLLTGENPFQFYRQRGQIAGFDIVKIPTISPQLRKIIECVTQQLPRDRYQSAKELARALAACQV from the coding sequence GTGGTTATTCTGACGTTGTTAGAACCGCAACAAAAAAAGCCACTCCAGCAGTGGTGTTTTCAAAATTCCTCCGTAATTCGCATTGGTCGCGCGGGGGATAATGATGTGGTTGTATCTGATAGCTTGGTTTCGCGGTACCATTTGGAATTGCGGCTAGTTAATTCTGCCAAGAATAAAAATGTTGCTTGTTGGCAGGTGTTTAGTCAAGGGACTAATGGCACTTTTTTGGATGGTATGCTTGTGCTTAACTCTCCTTTGCCGGATAATTGCCTGCTGCAACTGGCGCAGGGAGGGCCAATATTACAATTCCAATGGCAGAAGATTCCAGAGACTTTGGTGCGATCGCTTCAAGGTGGCGAGAATCCAGAAAAAACTCTGGCAAATTTAGCTTTAACTTGCAAGCACGAAGGTAATTCGCCAAATAATCTATTTTGTATTCATTGCGGTCAACCTCTGTCTGTTCAAGATAAAATTCGTCAATATCAGGTGTTGCAAACTCTCGGACAGGGAGGTATGGGTACTACTTATCTTGCTTGGGATGCAGCAGGTCTGATTTCGGAAAAACCACAATTGTTGGTTTTAAAGCAAATGAATGCTGACATGGCTAAAATTGCCAAGGCGCAAGAGTTATTTGAACGGGAGGCAAGTACTCTTAAATCTCTTGACCATTCGGGGATTCCCAAGTATTACGACTTTTTTGTGGTTGGTGGTAAAAAATACTTGGCGATGGAATTAATTCATGGGCAGGATTTAGAAAAAAGAGTTTATGCCACTGGGCCAGTTACGCCCAGCCTGGCGATCGCTTGGATGATTCAAACCTGTGACATATTAGATTATCTCCATAGCCAAAATCCACCACTAATACACCGTGATATCAAACCCGCGAACCTGATGGTGCGAAATGCCAATAATCAAATAGTAGTGTTGGATTTTGGGGCTGTGAAGGAGATTGGTACGACACCTGGCACTCGTATTGGTGCTGAAGGTTACTGCGCCCCTGAACAAGAACGAGGACAACCCTTAACTCAATCCGATTTGTATGCCATTGGTCCGACGCTAATTTTTCTGCTCACAGGCGAAAATCCTTTCCAGTTTTATCGCCAGCGAGGACAAATTGCCGGCTTTGATATCGTCAAGATTCCCACCATTAGCCCTCAATTGAGAAAAATTATTGAATGCGTTACGCAGCAGTTGCCACGCGATCGCTACCAAAGTGCTAAGGAACTGGCTAGAGCATTAGCTGCTTGCCAAGTATAG
- a CDS encoding mechanosensitive ion channel family protein → MIVSFVFQSNNRYYSRQFLAVIFLLSVLILPTQKGLTQEIPPIPATSQPSNTEETPTTGLFFADILVRGQPVFQIGSLGELSARQRAQIINRRIASVLVRSQTDRQVSVVTDSQRGIATLQLNNRVLMTVTQQDAQDFNLDVEALGQWWANQLNRAFDQPPLAIDVGQRLLSTLRTFQRETIDNLPSVLGMLLVVIATGIIAASMRHLTLTGAQHWEVDRNSKILVSRLVYGFIWVIGSIVALGVLGLDFATLLGTLGLTSVAIGFSLKDILSNYFSGVVLLVSRSFHLGDQIVIKEFEGTVTQIQLRATTLKTYDGRVVYIPNQEVFSAIIINNTATTIRRNTITFGINYNADITKAKQIINDAVLGVPGIEKEPKPDILVRELAPSTVNIEVRCWVNSRRLPFLETTSLMAQAIKEALEAAEIDMPTDIYTLKFSDLLTVSEEK, encoded by the coding sequence ATGATTGTGAGTTTTGTATTCCAAAGTAATAACAGATATTACTCCCGTCAATTCCTTGCTGTAATATTCCTCTTGAGTGTATTAATTTTACCTACACAAAAAGGGCTAACACAGGAAATTCCCCCTATACCTGCGACATCCCAACCATCTAATACCGAAGAAACTCCCACAACCGGGCTATTTTTTGCTGACATCCTTGTTAGAGGACAGCCCGTGTTTCAAATTGGTAGCTTGGGAGAACTCAGTGCTAGACAACGGGCGCAGATTATTAACCGCCGCATTGCTAGCGTTTTAGTCCGTTCCCAAACTGACAGACAAGTTTCTGTAGTCACAGATTCTCAGCGAGGTATCGCTACATTACAATTGAATAACCGGGTTTTGATGACTGTAACTCAACAGGATGCCCAAGATTTTAACCTAGATGTGGAAGCATTAGGACAATGGTGGGCAAATCAGTTAAATCGAGCATTTGATCAACCTCCACTAGCAATTGATGTGGGGCAAAGATTATTATCAACCCTGAGAACATTTCAGCGAGAAACCATCGATAACCTCCCCTCTGTTTTAGGAATGCTATTAGTAGTAATTGCTACGGGAATCATAGCAGCTAGTATGCGCCATCTCACCCTGACTGGGGCGCAACATTGGGAAGTAGATCGCAACTCCAAAATATTAGTTAGTCGTTTAGTATATGGCTTTATTTGGGTAATAGGTTCAATCGTCGCCTTGGGAGTTTTAGGATTAGATTTTGCCACATTACTGGGAACTTTAGGATTAACCAGTGTCGCCATAGGTTTTAGTCTCAAAGATATTTTAAGTAACTATTTTTCTGGTGTTGTTTTGCTGGTATCTCGTTCATTTCATTTAGGAGACCAGATAGTTATTAAAGAATTTGAAGGTACTGTTACCCAAATTCAACTGCGAGCTACAACCTTAAAAACTTATGATGGACGAGTGGTTTATATTCCCAATCAAGAAGTTTTTAGTGCGATTATTATTAATAATACCGCCACAACCATTCGCCGTAATACCATTACTTTTGGGATTAATTATAATGCAGATATTACCAAAGCCAAACAAATTATAAATGATGCTGTTTTGGGAGTCCCAGGAATTGAAAAAGAACCAAAGCCAGATATTTTGGTTCGTGAATTAGCTCCGAGTACAGTTAATATCGAAGTGCGATGTTGGGTAAATTCGCGGCGATTACCATTCTTAGAAACGACTTCTTTAATGGCGCAAGCAATTAAAGAGGCATTAGAAGCAGCAGAAATTGATATGCCTACAGATATTTATACATTGAAATTCAGTGATCTTTTAACAGTTTCAGAGGAAAAATAG
- a CDS encoding YihY/virulence factor BrkB family protein, translating into MVTLRKIRRLFQEIVSEWKVNEVSLLASSLAYYTVFSLAPLMVLVIMIVGTIFGEAMVQDELISQLSQLFGEEGAQLISTAIANLRVNPEEQTFQIVFNIAFLLFGATGVFTQIQTALDRIWEVKPAPRHGILNLLRKRLLCFLMVLLIAFLLILFFVTNTIIARLVIFLNELVPGSGYLWQFMSLLITFGGTTLMFVMMYSILPDAEIAWRDTIVGALITSVLFLVGQYLFGQFLSRTDFGSAYGVAGSFVIVITWIFYAAHILFLGAEFTKVYAKQRGATIVPSEDAVHFSQEEQHLQSFKPKKRHRR; encoded by the coding sequence ATGGTAACTTTGCGGAAGATTCGGCGATTATTTCAAGAAATTGTTTCTGAGTGGAAAGTTAACGAAGTCTCTCTGTTAGCTTCATCACTAGCATATTACACAGTGTTTTCCCTAGCGCCATTAATGGTACTGGTAATTATGATTGTGGGGACAATTTTTGGAGAAGCTATGGTTCAAGACGAGTTGATTTCTCAGTTAAGTCAACTGTTTGGCGAGGAGGGAGCGCAATTAATTTCTACTGCTATTGCAAATCTAAGAGTTAATCCTGAAGAACAAACGTTTCAAATTGTTTTCAATATTGCTTTTTTACTATTTGGTGCGACTGGAGTATTTACCCAAATTCAAACAGCGCTAGACAGAATTTGGGAGGTGAAGCCAGCGCCAAGACACGGTATTTTAAATTTATTGCGAAAACGTTTATTGTGTTTTTTGATGGTACTGTTAATTGCTTTTCTGTTAATTTTATTTTTTGTCACCAATACCATTATAGCAAGATTAGTTATTTTTCTGAATGAATTAGTTCCCGGTTCCGGTTATTTGTGGCAATTTATGAGCTTATTGATTACTTTTGGCGGGACAACATTAATGTTTGTTATGATGTATAGTATACTACCAGATGCCGAGATTGCCTGGCGTGATACTATCGTTGGTGCTTTAATCACCTCTGTGCTGTTTTTAGTAGGACAGTATTTATTTGGACAGTTCCTCAGTCGAACTGACTTTGGTTCTGCTTATGGGGTGGCTGGCTCGTTTGTGATTGTGATTACTTGGATTTTTTATGCGGCTCATATTCTGTTTTTAGGAGCAGAATTCACTAAAGTTTACGCCAAACAGCGTGGCGCGACCATTGTTCCTTCTGAAGATGCTGTACATTTCTCGCAAGAAGAACAGCATCTTCAGTCATTTAAACCGAAAAAACGTCACCGGAGATAG
- a CDS encoding AI-2E family transporter, whose product MNEPSVKRLWDQLNNTKLFRYVLLLVLGWAIVQVLAYFSTVIVIFIFAGILAFLLSYPVKWSERFLPHGIAVIVVFLVSLLVLGGLIATLGFAILSQFQQIVEQAPQFIDYVISLLDMLQNLLTRFNFKVDFQVVEEELRNQILAVIGTGWTTFQVLLTNLIDLILIAVVAFFMLIDGKKVWDFIIKVFPPNVRNKLTMAIQQNLLGFFWGRLLLSLFFGVSIFVVFVFLQLPYALFLAAIAGVFDLIPGIGATIGITLVAVIVLPQGIWLSLQVLIGCVVLQQIEENLLMPRIMQGSINMNPVFMFFALLVGAKVAGLVGIFLSIPIAGVLISMFKIAEIQGEN is encoded by the coding sequence ATGAATGAGCCAAGCGTTAAAAGGTTATGGGATCAACTGAATAATACAAAGCTGTTCCGGTATGTATTACTGTTAGTTCTTGGTTGGGCAATTGTGCAAGTTTTGGCTTATTTTTCCACAGTGATTGTCATTTTTATATTTGCTGGAATTTTAGCATTTTTGCTGAGTTATCCAGTCAAGTGGTCTGAACGGTTTTTACCGCATGGTATTGCAGTTATTGTAGTTTTTTTAGTGAGTCTGCTGGTTTTGGGTGGGCTGATAGCCACCCTAGGTTTTGCCATATTATCTCAATTTCAACAAATAGTTGAACAAGCACCTCAATTTATTGACTATGTTATTTCCCTATTAGATATGTTACAAAATCTCTTAACTAGATTTAATTTTAAGGTTGATTTTCAAGTGGTTGAAGAGGAGTTACGTAATCAGATTTTAGCAGTTATTGGTACTGGTTGGACAACTTTTCAAGTTTTATTAACTAATTTGATTGATTTGATTTTGATTGCAGTTGTAGCTTTTTTTATGTTGATAGATGGTAAAAAAGTTTGGGATTTTATAATCAAAGTTTTTCCGCCTAATGTTCGTAATAAGCTGACTATGGCAATCCAACAAAACTTGTTAGGGTTCTTTTGGGGTCGTTTATTATTATCTTTATTTTTTGGTGTTTCGATATTTGTTGTATTTGTTTTTCTGCAATTACCTTATGCTTTATTTTTAGCAGCGATCGCAGGTGTATTTGATTTAATTCCTGGTATTGGCGCTACAATTGGAATTACCCTAGTTGCTGTGATTGTTTTACCTCAAGGAATTTGGCTGAGTCTGCAAGTATTAATTGGTTGTGTTGTCCTTCAACAAATAGAGGAAAATTTACTTATGCCGCGCATTATGCAAGGCTCAATCAATATGAATCCAGTCTTCATGTTCTTTGCTTTATTAGTAGGAGCAAAAGTAGCAGGTTTAGTAGGCATTTTTCTATCAATTCCGATTGCGGGAGTATTAATTAGTATGTTTAAAATTGCCGAAATTCAGGGGGAAAATTAG